TTTGGGGAAAAAGTTCTTAGCCAAATGGGCCATGCGCCTGTTCTGAGGCAGCTGACGCCCCTCGAGGGAGTGCAGACCCCGGGTCCCGTCCACCTGGTCAGGCTCCCAGCGGCAGCTGGGGTGCAGCCAGCGGTAGTAGACCAGCCGCAGAGCCAGCCCCAGGAGGAAGCAGGCGCCGGCCGCAGGCAGCAGCCTCTGCAGCAGGCAACCGCTGGGCAGCCAGGTGCTCTGAGTCACCCAGGCGACCACCAGCAGAAGGCTATCATTCAGGAGGAACGCCAGGTGGATGGTAGCACGGCCTCGGGTTCGGCCCTCAGCCACGTTGAACCAGGAGAAATAAAGCATGGTGGCCACCGTCGCCCGGTACAGCCACTCGGAGCAGGGATCTGGCATAAAGTCCGTGCCCTGAAGCCACACCCAGAACAGCAACACCAGCCACAGGCCCAAGAAGTGCAGGGCCACACAGCGGGGGAAGAGGGCCGAGAACAGGGCCACGACCAGGACTCGGGGCCACAGCAGCAGCAGGTTCCACAGGAAGTAGATCACGGAGGCACCCAGCCCCAGGAGGGGCTTGGAGGGGAGGCAGGTGCGCAGGGCCCGGTGGTAGTCAAGCAGTGCCCACGAGACACCCACAAAGGACGTGCAGATGCTGACCCCTAcgaagaggaagaggagacaggTGAGCCCTGCGGGCAGCCTGCAGGCACTCCCCAGAGGCCACGGGTACTGCGAAGGCCTCGTAGCTACGCTGACGTGGGTATTACGGACCCCAATTTGTTGAAAACTACAGCTGGAGACCAGTAAGTTCACACAACCCCAAACAGAGCTAGGATCCATATGGAGTCTGCCCTTCACCGCAAACCTTTCCTTTTCAGGTGCTACCACGGTTATATTTTTCACGGATGAGAAGGTGTGTGACTTATACACTCTCATCGGCACCCCTGTCACCCAGCATCTGGCACCCCTGGGCCTTGGCCACACCCTGAGCATCTTCTAGGGCCCTGTAACCCTTCCTTTCCTGGAAGAGCCCACGCCTTTCTTGGATCTGAAAATCAGCAGTCCAGTTCCCCCTTCTTAGTCTCAGAAAGGGAAGCAGGAAATCCCATAGGGTGGCGACAGGCCTCTAGCTGAAGCTGCCTTCCGGGGCCAAAAGGGATGTCCCTGTTATACGGGTGGTTCAGCCTctactcccctccaccctcaGACTGGGCCCCGGTTTTGATTTTCCAAGACTCGAAGTGTACAGTGGGGATCCTATCCCACCTCCTAGTTGCCCATCCTGGACTAGAAGCACCAGGCCCTCCAACGAGGGCTGGAAGCATCTCTAGACTgcttcctccccgccccctccctatTGCATTCAGTCAACAGATGTTCGCTGGGGACCTGCTACGGGTCAGGAACCCACTCCCAGCCTGGAATCAGATCTGTGGCCTTTGTAACCACCCCACACTCAGGGTCTCGTCAGGGCTGATGTTCCTCCAGTTTGCCAGCGTGCCGCATTCTCTGACCTGACAAGCGGTGCCCTTGGTATTAGGTGGACCCACGCCCTGGTTCCCCTGGCCTACTCCTCCTTACCCTGCAAGTTCTGGCTTCATTATCCCCTATAGTCACCCATCTggaccccagcccaccccactcCGCTGTGCAGCTCCTATAGCACCCCATTCCTCTCTGGAGTCTTATCACACAGTAATTATTTCCTCATCTCTGAGCTCCTTCAGGGTAGGAAACAGATTCTGCTCCCCAGGGATCCCCCAGAAGCTGGCACATAACAGCAGCTGAATACATGTTTGCTAAACAAAAGTTGGGAAAACCTGTCTCTTCCCTCaatcccccatccccactccctccaTACACAGCGTAGACTGTCCCCATTTAGCCCTGGTCCTAGACACCCACTGCCTccaaagagacaaacaaaaaacacagttatccctcagtatccacaggggattggttcccaAAATCcgcggatgctcaagtccctaaTATAAAATGGCATAAGAGTCAGCCCTCTGAATCTGTGGATGCGGGACTCACAGACAGAGGCCCGACGGTACGCGCACAGTGAGTGCTGTGTGTCCCAGGGCAAATCGCTTCACCTTTCggcatctctttcctcttgtgtaaaatggagataaatacaGCACCAAACTAGAGGCGCTATGAATGTGAGCCATGATGACAATAAAGCACTTTCCTCAGTGCTGGCTGATAGCAGGCGCTCAATCGTGATGGCCGCTAttactggtttttgttttgtttttcaattaatACTGCAGCCTCAGATTAGCAAACTGAAAGGGCCCTTGGAGACGGAGTCCAACTCCCCAGCTTGTAcagctgtggaaactgaggccagagaggggaTCTCCAAGTCCCGCAGAGagtggaggcagagctgggactggctCCTTGGGAGGCT
This sequence is a window from Globicephala melas chromosome 1, mGloMel1.2, whole genome shotgun sequence. Protein-coding genes within it:
- the XKR8 gene encoding XK-related protein 8, coding for MPWSPRAALFWDLVLGVLGTLAFLIDLGADLWAASQYVLSGRYLWAALVLALLGLSSVALQLFSWVWLRADLSSPHAPKPPGHCLALLHVLQLGYLYRCVQGLRQGLLVWRQEVPTQFDLAYADFLSLDISMLRLFETFLEMTPQLTLVLAIMLQSGSAEYYQWVSICTSFVGVSWALLDYHRALRTCLPSKPLLGLGASVIYFLWNLLLLWPRVLVVALFSALFPRCVALHFLGLWLVLLFWVWLQGTDFMPDPCSEWLYRATVATMLYFSWFNVAEGRTRGRATIHLAFLLNDSLLLVVAWVTQSTWLPSGCLLQRLLPAAGACFLLGLALRLVYYRWLHPSCRWEPDQVDGTRGLHSLEGRQLPQNRRMAHLAKNFFPKGRDEAALPWKGEVNGVL